The Rhodopirellula islandica genome includes a region encoding these proteins:
- a CDS encoding response regulator transcription factor, protein MTALDNLNSDLFDPNASPQEDAGPEPVVYLVDDQQAELDLLQRWCSQEGLKTETFNQAEDLLKVLHAESHGCVVADLRMPRLSGLELQAEMSRRELTVPVILVTGHGDAENCRAAFQQGVFDFIEKGFRHEEILHAINSAIRKHRRDRFRHQVRKEALDLLRKISPRETEVMLLLAGGSPLKGIAQELSISVQTASKHRGSIFTKLNIDNEVDLYKMLLAAEVNLDAGPAALVPPAP, encoded by the coding sequence ATGACGGCTCTTGATAATCTGAACTCCGACTTGTTCGATCCCAATGCATCACCCCAGGAGGACGCTGGTCCCGAACCAGTCGTTTACTTGGTCGACGATCAACAAGCCGAATTGGACCTGTTGCAACGCTGGTGTTCTCAAGAAGGCTTGAAGACTGAAACTTTCAATCAGGCCGAAGATCTTCTCAAAGTCTTGCATGCCGAATCCCACGGCTGTGTCGTTGCCGACCTGCGGATGCCGCGACTGAGCGGCTTGGAACTGCAAGCCGAAATGTCTCGCCGGGAACTGACCGTTCCTGTGATCTTGGTGACCGGGCACGGCGATGCGGAAAACTGCCGAGCGGCATTCCAGCAAGGCGTTTTCGACTTCATCGAAAAGGGATTCCGGCACGAAGAGATCCTGCATGCGATCAACAGCGCCATTCGCAAACACCGTCGCGATCGCTTTCGGCATCAAGTTCGCAAGGAAGCTCTCGACCTGCTGCGGAAAATCTCGCCTCGCGAAACCGAAGTCATGCTGCTGCTGGCCGGTGGGTCGCCACTCAAAGGCATCGCTCAGGAACTCAGCATCAGCGTCCAAACGGCGTCGAAACACCGTGGCAGCATTTTCACCAAGCTGAACATCGACAACGAAGTTGACCTCTACAAGATGCTGTTGGCAGCCGAAGTCAACTTGGATGCAGGGCCTGCCGCATTGGTCCCGCCTGCTCCCTGA